The sequence TCCAGGGCACGGGCATGGTCGAGGCAATGGCGCAGTGGTTGCTCGAAATCATCCCGGCATCGCTCGGACCGCACCTCGCCGTCATCACGGGTGTCCTGAGCCTGCCCTTCACGTTCTTCATGAGCAATGACGCCTTCTACTTCGGTGTGATGCCGGTGCTCGCCGAAACCGCGTCCACCTACGGCATCGAGCCCGTCGAGATGGCCCGCGCTTCGATCACCGGACAAACCTTCCACATGCAGAGCCCGTTGGTCCCGGCCATCCTGCTGCTCGTCACCCTCGCGGGGGTGTCGCTGGCCGACCACCACAAGAAGGTGCTGTGGCGCGCCGCGCTGGTGTCGCTGACCATGCTGGTGGTCGGTGTTCTCGCCGGTCAGATTCCCTGGTAGTCGTCAGTCTCAGTCGTCCGTGTCGGTGGCGGGCCCCTCCGGGGTCGCGCCACCTTCGCCGCTCCAGTCCGCACCCGAACCCTTGTCGTCCTCCGCGGGATCGGACACCACGTCTTTGTGGGCACCCGACTTGCCACTCTCCGTACTCGTTGTCGCCGGGCCGGGTGTGTTCTCGTGCTGCTCGGTGTCCTTGTGCGTCATGTCCGACGGTTACCCACACGGCCGCATGTTCAAAAATCGGGAGCTCGTCTGCCTCCGATTTCCGCGGCGGCCAGGCATACTGATCGAAACTCGATCCCTCCTGGTGAGGCGGTGTCTTCGTGGTGGATCCCGAGGTATTGGTGGTCGGAGCGGGTCCGGTAGGACTGACTGCGGCGATCGAACTGCGCAGGCGCGGCATCTCCTGCCGCATCATCGATCCGCTCCACGAGCCGCCGCAGTACGCCAAGGCGGTGGGCATCCAACCCCGGACCCTCGAAGTGTTCGAAGGTATGGGCGTGCTCGGGCGAGTACTCGACGCGGGGGTTCCATTCCGTGGGCAGATCCTCTACGTCGACGGCGTCGAGGTCGGGCGAATGGAGTTGGCCTTGCCCGCGGATGTGCCGTTCGGGTTCATCGGGCTGCCTCAGTACGAGACCGAACGCATACTCACCGAACACCTGGCCTCCCTGGGCACCAGGGTCGAGCGCGGAATCGGCCTCGTCTCGTTCGAACAGGACGAAGGCGGAGTGGTCGCCACAGTGAGCGGGGACGGCGGAGGGACCATCCGATCGCAGTACCTCGCCGGATGCGACGGCGCGCACAGTGTGGTGCGCAAAGGTCTCGGTCTCACGTTCGAGGGCGGCGCCTTCGCCGAGCAGTACATGCTCGGTGACGTCGAAGTGGACTGGTCGTTGCCGCGCGGCTACAACATTCGTTCGGTCCGCCGCACGGAGGACGGACCCGACGATGTCCTCGTGTGCATTCCCTTGCCCGGTCGTCGTCGGTACCGGATGTCGATGCTGGTGCCCGCGGAACTGTCGAACACCGGCGCCTCGGCCGGCGACAACATTCGGCACGGATTCGAGTCGGGGCCCACGCCGCAACTCGGGCACATTCAGGCCGTACTCGACAGGCTGGCTCCCGAACCGGCCCGGGCATCGAACCTTCGGTGGTCCTCCGTGTTCCGCATCAGCCACCGCATCGTCGACTCCTACGGACGTGGACGCGTGTTCGTTGCCGGCGACGCCGCCCATATCCACCCGCCCACCGGGGCGCAGGGCATGAACACGGGGATCCAAGACGCCCACAACCTGGCATGGAAGCTTGCGCTCGCCGTGTCCGGAGTCGCGGCCCCCGACTTGATGGACAGCTACGACCTCGAGCGGCGGCCGATCGGCGAGGAGGTCGTGGGTCGCACCATCCGCAGCGCCCGGGAAGGGATCGGCGCGGGTGCTTCGGACCCCGAACTGGTCATGCGCCGCGAAGCGCAGCTGCTCATCGACTACGGCGACAGCCCTATCGTGACCCGGACCGAGGACGCGACCACGCTGCGGCCCGGTCAGCGAGCGCCCGACGCGCGTGGGTTGACCCGCGCCGCCGTCGCATTCCCGATCCGGCTGTTCGGGTTACTGGGACGCGACCGGCACACATTACTGCTGTACGCCGACGACTCGGTCGACGCGCGGGGTCTGGCCGTGCTGGAGGCTGCAGCGGCGTCGGCCGGAACCGCGGCCCACGGCCTGCTCGACACCTATCTGATTGCAACTCCGGGTGCCGAGGTCGGTGAAACGATTCTTCCGCTCGTGCGGGACGACGCCGGCGAATTCGCCGCGGCCTATAGCGCCGAGGGTTGTGCGGCGTACGTCGTCCGTCCGGACGGCTATCTGGGCTTCAGGATGGCGCCCGTCTCGATCGAGGGTCTCGCCGAACACCTGAAGTCGACTTTCCGCTGACCCCGCCGGGAAGAGAGGGTCGCTGTCCGGTGTTGTAGGAAGTTCCGCTCGCCGGGCGGCTTTCCCTGCATATGACGGCCATCACAATGAAACGCCCCCGGCTGCGGGAATTGATCGGAGCACTGGCACGTTAGTTGAGTGAGTAACGCTCAACTTCTTAGGAGGCTTCGGAATGCCAGCATTCTTCGGGCCGGAGGGCCCTGGTCGCATCGACATCAGCCGTCTCATGAGCCGCTCCACCCAGGAACTCATGGCAGCGGCCGCGCGGTTCGCCGCCGGTCGCGGTGACTCCGACCTCGATGCACTGCACGTTCTGCGCGTCATGGCCGAACAAGACCCGGCCAAGACACTGATGCAGCGAGCGGGTGCCGACGTGTCAGCCGTGTCGGACGCCGTGGAACTGCGTCTTCCGCAGGGCCGGAACTCGTCCGGATTCGCCGTGCCCTCGCTGAGCGGTGCGCTCAAGACCGCGCTGCTCGAGGCGCATCAGCTCGCCCGCGCTCTCGGGTCGACGTACATCGATCCCGAGCACCTGTTCCTCGCGCTCGCCGCAGATCAGGACCATGCCGCAGGCCGCCTGCTCGCCTCGGAAGGCGTCACCCCGGAGCGTCTACAGACCGCCATCCAAGGCGGGTCGGCCGAGCAGGCGCCGGACTCCGACACTCCCACCCTCGACAAGTACGGTTTCGATCTCACCGAACGTGCCCGCAGCGGCGGCGTCGACCCGGTGATCGGCCGGGCCGACGAGATCGAACAGACCATCGAGATCCTGTCGCGGCGGACCAAGAACAACCCCGTCCTCGTCGGTGAGGCGGGCGTCGGCAAGACGGCGATCGTCGAGGGCCTGGCTCAGCGGATCGTCGACGGCGACGTACCCGACCGTCTGACCGGTAAGCGCATCGTGCAACTCGACCTGTCGAGCATGGTGTCGGGAACGCGATACCGCGGCGACTTCGAGGAACGCCTCACCAAGGTGATCGACGAGATCGCCGCCCACAAGGACGAGTTGATCGTCTTCATCGACGAGGTCCACACCATTGCCGGCGCCGGTGGCGGAGCCGAGGGTGCGATGGATGCCGGAAACATCCTCAAGCCGAAGCTCGCCCGCGGTGAACTGCACATCGTCGGTGCCACCACCCTCGACGAGTACCGCAAGCACATCGAGAAGGATCCGGCTCTCGAACGCCGATTCCAGCCGGTCACGGTGGCGGAGCCGAGCATCGAGGACGCAGTGGCCATTCTGTCGGGTCTCCGCGACCGGTACGAAGAGCACCACGGCGTGCGCTACACCGACGGCGCCATCACCGCCGCCGTCGAGCTCTCTGCCCGGTACATCGGTGACCGCTTCCTGCCCGACAAGGCGATCGACCTGATCGACCAGGCCGGGGCCCGGCTGCGGCTGCGCATGCCGAGCGTCGACGTGGAGGCTCTGCGGAAGCAGGTGGAGGAGTTGGAACAGGCCAAGAATCAGGCCGTCGCCGACGAGCAGTACGAGAAGGCGTCGGGACTGCGTGACCAGATCACGAAGCTGCAGGCCCGCATCGGTGGCAAGGCCGACGCGTCGGACATCACACCGGACGTGACCGCCGAGCAGATCGCCGAGGTCGTGTCGCGGTCGACGGGAATTCCCGCGAGCCAGATGACCCAGGAGGAGAAGGAACGCCTCCGCCGGCTCGAAGACGAACTGCACCGGCGGGTCATCGGGCAAGACGATGCCGTGCGGGCCATCGCCCGGGCGGTGCGTCGCAGCCGGACCGGTATGAACGATCCCGACCGCCCCGTGGGCAGCTTCCTGTTCCTCGGCCCGACCGGTGTCGGCAAGACCGAACTGGCGAAGGCTCTGGCCGCCACCCTGTTCGGTGACGAGAACAAGATGCTGCGACTCGACATGAGCGAGTTCGGTGAACGGCACACGGTCAGTCGCCTGGTGGGTGCCCCTCCCGGATACGTCGGCTACGGCGAGGCGGGACAGCTCACCGAGCAGGTCCGGCGCAACCCGTACTCGGTGATCCTGCTCGACGAGATCGAGAAGGCGCACCCCGACGTGTTCAACACGCTGCTGCAGGTGCTCGACGACGGACGGTTGACCGACGGTCAGGGCCGGACGGTGGATTTCAAGAACACCGTTCTGATCATGACCAGCAACCTGGGGTCCGACATCATCTCCAGCAAGTCGGGCGGACTGGGCTTCGCCACCGGTGACGCCGAGGCGTCGGAGAAGCCGCTGCGAGACCGGGTGATGGGCCGGCTGCGCGAGTCGATGCGGCCGGAATTCCTCAACCGGATCGACGAGATCGTGATCTTCCGCAAGCTGGACACCGAACAGCTGCACCGGATCACCGACCTACTGTTGGACGACAGCCGGAAGCGGCTCGAGGCCAAGGGCATCGAGATCTCGTTCAGCGACGCCGCGGTGGACTGGATTGCCGAACACGGACACCAGCCCGAGTTCGGGGCACGCCCCCTGCGCCGGTCGATCCAGCGTGCGGTCGACGACCGGATCGCGGACCTGCTGCTCGACGACATTCTCGTCGAGGGTGGCAGCGTGACGGTCGGTGTCAACGACGACGAGCTGGATCTGGTCGTCGGCTGAGCCCGTGTGAGTGGCACAGTATGCTTCGGCCTACTGTGCCACTCACGTGTGTGCTGGGAGCCCCTAACCCGCCCTAGCCGTCTCGGATCGGCACCTGGTGATGAGCTGTGCGTCGTGCACAGTCACCTGTGCGATGTGCTGGGCTGCACTGTGATCCGGGTATATGCCCGGGGTGCGCTGCCTACCACGCAGGAGATGTGGCCGGATTGCCGCCGACCGCGGTGTGTGCCCGCCTCCGAAACGGTTACCTACTGCCCAGCAGAATTCAGTCGAGCAGGTCGACCTCCCAGTTCGATTGCTGCACTCGAAGATCGACTTCCCGGATCTGCCGTGCCAGATCGTCGGCAGTACGCCGCAGATCCCGGACCGGCAACGCCGCGACGAAGACAAGTTCCGAGCGTA comes from Rhodococcus oxybenzonivorans and encodes:
- a CDS encoding FAD-dependent monooxygenase codes for the protein MVDPEVLVVGAGPVGLTAAIELRRRGISCRIIDPLHEPPQYAKAVGIQPRTLEVFEGMGVLGRVLDAGVPFRGQILYVDGVEVGRMELALPADVPFGFIGLPQYETERILTEHLASLGTRVERGIGLVSFEQDEGGVVATVSGDGGGTIRSQYLAGCDGAHSVVRKGLGLTFEGGAFAEQYMLGDVEVDWSLPRGYNIRSVRRTEDGPDDVLVCIPLPGRRRYRMSMLVPAELSNTGASAGDNIRHGFESGPTPQLGHIQAVLDRLAPEPARASNLRWSSVFRISHRIVDSYGRGRVFVAGDAAHIHPPTGAQGMNTGIQDAHNLAWKLALAVSGVAAPDLMDSYDLERRPIGEEVVGRTIRSAREGIGAGASDPELVMRREAQLLIDYGDSPIVTRTEDATTLRPGQRAPDARGLTRAAVAFPIRLFGLLGRDRHTLLLYADDSVDARGLAVLEAAAASAGTAAHGLLDTYLIATPGAEVGETILPLVRDDAGEFAAAYSAEGCAAYVVRPDGYLGFRMAPVSIEGLAEHLKSTFR
- a CDS encoding ATP-dependent Clp protease ATP-binding subunit, with translation MPAFFGPEGPGRIDISRLMSRSTQELMAAAARFAAGRGDSDLDALHVLRVMAEQDPAKTLMQRAGADVSAVSDAVELRLPQGRNSSGFAVPSLSGALKTALLEAHQLARALGSTYIDPEHLFLALAADQDHAAGRLLASEGVTPERLQTAIQGGSAEQAPDSDTPTLDKYGFDLTERARSGGVDPVIGRADEIEQTIEILSRRTKNNPVLVGEAGVGKTAIVEGLAQRIVDGDVPDRLTGKRIVQLDLSSMVSGTRYRGDFEERLTKVIDEIAAHKDELIVFIDEVHTIAGAGGGAEGAMDAGNILKPKLARGELHIVGATTLDEYRKHIEKDPALERRFQPVTVAEPSIEDAVAILSGLRDRYEEHHGVRYTDGAITAAVELSARYIGDRFLPDKAIDLIDQAGARLRLRMPSVDVEALRKQVEELEQAKNQAVADEQYEKASGLRDQITKLQARIGGKADASDITPDVTAEQIAEVVSRSTGIPASQMTQEEKERLRRLEDELHRRVIGQDDAVRAIARAVRRSRTGMNDPDRPVGSFLFLGPTGVGKTELAKALAATLFGDENKMLRLDMSEFGERHTVSRLVGAPPGYVGYGEAGQLTEQVRRNPYSVILLDEIEKAHPDVFNTLLQVLDDGRLTDGQGRTVDFKNTVLIMTSNLGSDIISSKSGGLGFATGDAEASEKPLRDRVMGRLRESMRPEFLNRIDEIVIFRKLDTEQLHRITDLLLDDSRKRLEAKGIEISFSDAAVDWIAEHGHQPEFGARPLRRSIQRAVDDRIADLLLDDILVEGGSVTVGVNDDELDLVVG